Proteins encoded by one window of Arabidopsis thaliana chromosome 2, partial sequence:
- a CDS encoding Integral membrane Yip1 family protein (Integral membrane Yip1 family protein; FUNCTIONS IN: molecular_function unknown; INVOLVED IN: biological_process unknown; LOCATED IN: membrane; CONTAINS InterPro DOMAIN/s: Yip1 domain (InterPro:IPR006977); BEST Arabidopsis thaliana protein match is: Integral membrane Yip1 family protein (TAIR:AT5G27490.1); Has 450 Blast hits to 449 proteins in 164 species: Archae - 0; Bacteria - 0; Metazoa - 179; Fungi - 104; Plants - 92; Viruses - 0; Other Eukaryotes - 75 (source: NCBI BLink).) has product MDESFANLQSSHLLGSVPAVISDDKRSTNVPIASVNEGPSASMQIFPPNLGNNTKGYQTLESPTEGPAQQPSNNWKGFFNVYSYTQYFDVDTDVVLNRLMSSLYPTSGDFFNKIDANPDLYGLVWICTTLVFVLASLGNCATYLVKKRTDSNAPWIFDVNYMNLAASIIYGYAIIVPLGFYFALRYMGSKADLLRFWCLWGYSLFIFVPTSLPLLIPVEFLRWVIILLAGSASSCFVALNLRSYLETNNDITVVMAAAFGLQMVLSIFIKVWFFP; this is encoded by the exons ATGGATGAGTCGTTCGCTAATCTACAATCAAGCCATTTGCTTGGTTCAGTTCCG GCTGTGATCAGCGACGACAAGAGAAGCACAAATGTACCAATAGCAAGCGTCAATGAAG GCCCTTCTGCAAGCATGCAAATATTTCCACCGAATCTAGGAAACAATACAAAGGGTTATCAAACTCTTGAGAGCCCAACAG AAGGACCAGCACAACAGCCATCAAACAACTGGAAGGGCTTTTTTAATGTCTACTCATATACCCAATACTTCGACGTGGACACGGACGTTGTTTTGAACAGATTAATGAGCTCTTTATATCCTACTAGTGGAGATTTTTTCAACAAGATTGATGCAAACCCTGATTT GTATGGACTTGTCTGGATCTGCACTACGCTTGTGTTTGTGCTTGCTTCTCTCGGAAATTGTGCTACATATCTCGTGAAGAAACGAACCGACAGTAATGCTCCTTGGATCTTTGATGTGAACTATATGAATTTGGCAGCATCTATAATATATGGATATGCAATAATTGTGCCTCTGGGATTTTATTTTGCACTCCGTTATATGGGGTCCAAAGCTGATCTTCTAAGATTCTGGTGCCTTTGGGGATACTCTCTCTTCATTTTCGTTCCAACCTCT CTTCCATTGCTTATTCCAGTAGAGTTTCTGAGATGGGTGATTATACTCTTAGCTGGTAGTGCATCATCGTGTTTTGTTGCCCTGAATCTACGGTCTTACCTCGAGACGAACAATGATATCACGGTTGTAATGGCTGCAGCATTTGGTCTGCAAATGGTTCTTTCAATCTTCATCAAGGTCTGGTTCTTTCCTTAA
- a CDS encoding Integral membrane Yip1 family protein (Integral membrane Yip1 family protein; FUNCTIONS IN: molecular_function unknown; INVOLVED IN: biological_process unknown; LOCATED IN: membrane; CONTAINS InterPro DOMAIN/s: Yip1 domain (InterPro:IPR006977); BEST Arabidopsis thaliana protein match is: Integral membrane Yip1 family protein (TAIR:AT5G27490.1); Has 446 Blast hits to 445 proteins in 164 species: Archae - 0; Bacteria - 0; Metazoa - 176; Fungi - 103; Plants - 92; Viruses - 0; Other Eukaryotes - 75 (source: NCBI BLink).) — protein sequence MDESFANLQSSHLLGSVPAVISDDKRSTNVPIASVNEGPSASMQIFPPNLGNNTKGYQTLESPTVEGPAQQPSNNWKGFFNVYSYTQYFDVDTDVVLNRLMSSLYPTSGDFFNKIDANPDLYGLVWICTTLVFVLASLGNCATYLVKKRTDSNAPWIFDVNYMNLAASIIYGYAIIVPLGFYFALRYMGSKADLLRFWCLWGYSLFIFVPTSLPLLIPVEFLRWVIILLAGSASSCFVALNLRSYLETNNDITVVMAAAFGLQMVLSIFIKVWFFP from the exons ATGGATGAGTCGTTCGCTAATCTACAATCAAGCCATTTGCTTGGTTCAGTTCCG GCTGTGATCAGCGACGACAAGAGAAGCACAAATGTACCAATAGCAAGCGTCAATGAAG GCCCTTCTGCAAGCATGCAAATATTTCCACCGAATCTAGGAAACAATACAAAGGGTTATCAAACTCTTGAGAGCCCAACAG TAGAAGGACCAGCACAACAGCCATCAAACAACTGGAAGGGCTTTTTTAATGTCTACTCATATACCCAATACTTCGACGTGGACACGGACGTTGTTTTGAACAGATTAATGAGCTCTTTATATCCTACTAGTGGAGATTTTTTCAACAAGATTGATGCAAACCCTGATTT GTATGGACTTGTCTGGATCTGCACTACGCTTGTGTTTGTGCTTGCTTCTCTCGGAAATTGTGCTACATATCTCGTGAAGAAACGAACCGACAGTAATGCTCCTTGGATCTTTGATGTGAACTATATGAATTTGGCAGCATCTATAATATATGGATATGCAATAATTGTGCCTCTGGGATTTTATTTTGCACTCCGTTATATGGGGTCCAAAGCTGATCTTCTAAGATTCTGGTGCCTTTGGGGATACTCTCTCTTCATTTTCGTTCCAACCTCT CTTCCATTGCTTATTCCAGTAGAGTTTCTGAGATGGGTGATTATACTCTTAGCTGGTAGTGCATCATCGTGTTTTGTTGCCCTGAATCTACGGTCTTACCTCGAGACGAACAATGATATCACGGTTGTAATGGCTGCAGCATTTGGTCTGCAAATGGTTCTTTCAATCTTCATCAAGGTCTGGTTCTTTCCTTAA